A region from the Dendropsophus ebraccatus isolate aDenEbr1 chromosome 1, aDenEbr1.pat, whole genome shotgun sequence genome encodes:
- the MRPL22 gene encoding large ribosomal subunit protein uL22m, protein MAASMSAALWGALFRIQRGLSATSSVLSQSGIHTTAALQRRNWEMKNRIVYPPQLPHEPRRPAEIHHCRREIKYSMDKMWYLAKLIKGMSIDQAIAQMEFSDKKGAKVIKEVLLEAQEMAVRNHHVEYKSNLYVADSFSGKGTYLKRIRIHGRGRFGIMDKVHCHYFVKLVEGPPPPKEEPITGFQQAEEYVQNLRNRTITHGL, encoded by the exons ATGGCGGCGTCCATGTCTGCGG CTCTATGGGGGGCGCTATTCCGGATCCAGCGGGG CCTGTCAGCCACCAGCAGCGTCCTGTCGCAAAGCGGCATCCACACCACCGCCGCCCTGCAGAGAAGAAACTGGGAGATGAAGAACAGGATCGTCTACCCCCCTCAGCTTCCCCATGAGCCTCGGCGACCCGCA GAAATTCACCACTGCCGCAGGGAGATCAAGTACAGTATGGACAAGATGTGGTATTTGGCTAAACTG ATCAAGGGAATGTCTATAGACCAGGCCATCGCTCAGATGGAGTTCAGTGACAAGAAAGGAGCGAAAGTTATTAAAGAG GTCTTGTTAGAAGCTCAGGAGATGGCAGTAAGAAACCACCATGTGGAATATAAGTCTAACCTTTACGTGG CCGATTCATTTTCTGGGAAAGGCACCTACCTGAAACGCATCCGTATCCATGGCCGGGGCAGGTTTGGCATCATGGATAAGGTTCACTGCCATTATTTTGTCAAGCTGGTAGAGGGACCGCCACCTCCAAAGGAAGAACCCATCACCGGATTCCAACAAGCAGAGGAATATGTGCAGAATTTGCGAAACCGCACCATCACCCACGGCTTGTGA